The Brassica oleracea var. oleracea cultivar TO1000 chromosome C6, BOL, whole genome shotgun sequence genomic interval GAGCGATTTGAAAGTATTTGAGAGAAGATGAAATGTTTTGGATGAAGTAAATGAGTGAAGTATGAGTGTATTTATAGATAAAAACACTGTTCATAGCCGTTTGAAAAAGGGAAAAATTTTGAAATTTTTTTTTTCTTTGTTACCGTTGGGATTAAATCGTATGAAGGAAAATTAATACGAAAATATTGCAATAATCAGACAACAAAATTCCGTAAATTTCATAATATTTTATATAGGTGACCAAACATTTATATAGTAACCATAATGTAATAAACAAATAAATCTCAATCGTATTATGGTAATAGAAAAATTATAACATTAAATAAATTATGCGGCGGCACAGCTAAACCAATAATTATAGTGTAATTAGCAATCAAGGTTTATTAACGAGGCGGCATACCGCCCGCTAGATAAATAATAATAATTAAAACAACCACTATAAAATTATTAATAATAATATAGGCAGTATACCGGCCATTATAGCAGAGTAAATATGATACTTATAAATTTTACCGAATCGCAGAGTGATCGTGCTGATAACGTGTTATGAAAAGAACCAAAATTTTATTGTATCGCGGAAATTTAAATAGGAACGAAATTTTATACTCGTAGAAATAAATAACACTCATATATGAAAGATATATTTTATTATAAAGAGAGAAGAGAAGTGTGTGTGACGAGTTATAAACGATCGAAGTTAAAAAGTAGGATTTATTGTGCACTTGCACAATGGACCCCACGTGTTTTATATTTTCAAACATTTTAATGCGCTTCTCTCTGTGACATTCATAACAAAATCATTGTAATTTCGTCGACAAAAAATATATTTTAGACATGAAAACTGCAGTCTTCATGCACCACACAAACAAGATAACGTTACTGTTTTATTATTCAGACATATCTTATAAAAAAAGTCACAAATATGTGTTGTTGTTTTTGACAAATCCTCTGAAAAATGGCGACTCTCTTCACCGCGACGACGACTCCTTCCAACCACCATCTTATCTCTTCTTCGCAACACCCTAAACAGAACCTTCAATCTCAGCCTCTAAGCGTCTCATTCACGGAGAATCAGGCACATGCATCAGTCGCATTGCAGCAGCAGCAGCAGATGACGGATTGGGTTGCTTCTCCGGTGACGCGACGGTTCGGCATCGGTGTCGGATTTGCCTGGGCGGGGTTTCTAGCTTTCGGAGCTGTCTCCGAGCAGATGAAGTCACGACTCGATGTGTTCCAGGAAGACAATAACATAAGGTTCGAATTGTACATCACAGTCTTTTATTTTACCTTACTAATAAGAACAGAGACACAACATTAAGTGAATGCTTGCACTTCAAGCAAAGATACTTAGAAAGGAATTAGGGTTTACTTTTTCTTGAATGCCTATTAGTTTTGGAATCATAGACTTGAAATGTCTTTTTTGATTTCTTGATTCTGCAGAGTTTTAGAGAAGCAAGAAGAGATCGTCTTACCAAATGGCATAAGGTACATTTCCCCATAACATATGTTGATTATGTTTCATCAACTGAAAAGCAACTGGAAATCATTTACAGAATTTGAACTGTGTCAGGTACTATGATCTACAAGTTGGAAGTGGAGCTACTCCAAACTCAGGATACTTGGTTGTGTTTGATGTAAAGGGACAAGTACATGGAACAGAACAAGTGTTTGTCGACACTTTTGGAAGCAAGAAGTCACTTGCGATGGTAATGGATTCAAGACCATATAGCAAGGGGCTATGCCAAGGGGTGGAGTTTGTTCTGAGGTCAATGAAGGCTGGAGGTAAACGTAGAGTGATCATTCC includes:
- the LOC106296842 gene encoding peptidyl-prolyl cis-trans isomerase FKBP17-3, chloroplastic yields the protein MATLFTATTTPSNHHLISSSQHPKQNLQSQPLSVSFTENQAHASVALQQQQQMTDWVASPVTRRFGIGVGFAWAGFLAFGAVSEQMKSRLDVFQEDNNIRVLEKQEEIVLPNGIRYYDLQVGSGATPNSGYLVVFDVKGQVHGTEQVFVDTFGSKKSLAMVMDSRPYSKGLCQGVEFVLRSMKAGGKRRVIIPPSLGFGDKNVEFGQGLQIPPSATLDYTIEVDTVYCFQTIV